The Vicia villosa cultivar HV-30 ecotype Madison, WI linkage group LG1, Vvil1.0, whole genome shotgun sequence genome includes a region encoding these proteins:
- the LOC131645070 gene encoding costars family protein-like — MNVEEEVGRLREEIKRLGKLQSDGSYKVTFGTLFHDDQCANIFEALVGTLRAAKKRKVLTYEGELLLQGVHDNVEITLNATPAAAAS; from the exons ATGAATGTGGAAGAAGAGGTTGGACGCCTGAGGGAAGAAATCAAGAGGCTTGGCAAGCTCCAATCAGATGGTTCTTACAAG GTTACATTTGGAACGCTATTTCATGATGATCAATGCGCAAATATATTCGAAGCACTTGTTGGGACACTAAGAGCTGCTAAAAAGCGAAAAGTACTAACATATGAAGGTGAATTGCTGCTCCAAGGAGTTCATGACAATGTGGAAATCACTCTTAATGCCACCCCTGCTGCTGCTGCCAGCTGA
- the LOC131598283 gene encoding uncharacterized protein LOC131598283 — MADELLYLCGPEPTALASSTDSCSDLTQYFIFESRDKVREWLHAIGRTHDVAVVTIRPDYANGMRGRKDKLIMDCDRGGDYKMKNVAAAPSDGNYTIRLNCLFRLRSALSGIGWKVVVRCRMHNHRLDKDMLGHDMLGRLKDDERKVVNDMTKYNMTPRYIASALKDKDPKNLTSITQVYKARATYRLCKRGALTEMEMLLSLIHKEKYMCWSRNKEDSDIVADIFWC; from the exons ATGGCAGATGAACTTTTATATCTTTGCGGTCCTGAACCGACAGCTTTAGCTTCTTCTACGGATTCTTGCAGTGATCTTACACAGTACTTC ATTTTTGAATCACGAGATAAGGTTCGAGAATGGTTACATGCTATTGGAAGAACTCATGATGTTGCTGTTGTTACAATCCGACCCGATTATGCTAATGGAATGCGAGGGAGGAAGGATAAATTGATTATGGACTGTGACCGAGGAGGAGATTACAAAATGAAAAATGTAGCTGCGGCCCCTTCTGATGGCAATTATACTATAAGGCTTAACTGCCTATTTAGGCTGAGATCTGCTCTGAGTGGTATTGGTTGGAAGGTGGTGGTTAGATGTAGGATGCATAATCATAGACTAGATAAGGATATGTTAGGTCATGACATGTTAGGGCGTCTAAAGGATGATGAAAGAAAGGTTGTGAATGACATGACGAAGTACAATATGACACCAAGGTACATCGCGTCTGCTTTGAAAGACAAAGATCCAAAAAATCTCACGAGTATTACCCAGGTTTACAAAGCTAGAGCAACATACAGACTGTGCAAGAGAGGTGCACTAACAGAAATGGAAATGTTACTGAGCCTTATTCATAAAGAGAAATACATGTGTTGGTCTAGAAATAAGGAGGATTCAGATATTGTGGCTGATATCTTCTGGTGTTGA